The following nucleotide sequence is from Luteolibacter sp. Y139.
TTCCGGTCGACGCTCCCTAGTCCCGCGCTGAAGATGCGTTAGTGCTCTTCCCGATCAGCGATGACGACCGCCACCTGATGCATCCGGCCCGGGTGACCATCGGTCTGGTGGTGGTGAACGTGGTGCTGTTCCTGTGGCAACTGTTGAATCCTGAGTTCACCAACGGCTGGAGCGTCATTCCGTATGAGATCACCCATGGGGTGGATATTAACCAAACGATCGGGATTCAGACTCCGCAGGGAATCCAAGGGCTGACGCTCACCGCAGGTCCCTCGCCAATCTACCTCACGATCTTCTCCGCCATGTTCATGCACGGCGGCTGGATGCACCTCGGCGGCAATCTGCTCTACCTGTGGATCTTCGGCGACAACGTGGAGCACCGCTTCGGCGCGCTGAAGTTCCTCGCCTTCTATCTGGTCAGCGGGATCGTCGCGACCTTCGCACAGATCGCGATGAATCCGGATAGCGTGATTCCAAATCTCGGGGCTTCCGGCGCGATCTCCGGGGTGCTCGGTGCCTACCTCGTGCTATTCCCGCGTAACCGGGTGAATGCGGTGTTCTTCTTCACGATCGTTTCGCTGCCTGCGGTCTTTGTGCTCGGGATGTGGGGGCTGATGCAATTCGTCCAAGGAGCTGGATCGTTTTCCACCATCGGTCATCAAGGTGGTGTCGCCTATGCGGCGCACATCGGCGGCTTCATTGCCGGGGTGGTGATGGGCGTGATTTCCCGGGTGACGATGAAGACCGAGCCGGAGTCGGTGTTCCGCCGGATCTACCAGGAA
It contains:
- a CDS encoding rhomboid family intramembrane serine protease, which gives rise to MLFPISDDDRHLMHPARVTIGLVVVNVVLFLWQLLNPEFTNGWSVIPYEITHGVDINQTIGIQTPQGIQGLTLTAGPSPIYLTIFSAMFMHGGWMHLGGNLLYLWIFGDNVEHRFGALKFLAFYLVSGIVATFAQIAMNPDSVIPNLGASGAISGVLGAYLVLFPRNRVNAVFFFTIVSLPAVFVLGMWGLMQFVQGAGSFSTIGHQGGVAYAAHIGGFIAGVVMGVISRVTMKTEPESVFRRIYQEDSKVRRYW